In Belonocnema kinseyi isolate 2016_QV_RU_SX_M_011 chromosome 4, B_treatae_v1, whole genome shotgun sequence, a single window of DNA contains:
- the LOC117171771 gene encoding DNA repair protein SWI5 homolog produces the protein MTSILENTKQAEEEIEASMRLRLSEDTVNNSSFEEEKSESAPPELTPETDNEDKNNSTIDDEPPTLIPEIIQKKIQDLESKEVKEFVSNLSPKVKNSQENPLTEKEEEEYFKLVKLEEELDDELSKLKTELDLAPSKETTMNYLHEYNNIKDATQVVLSALATMREVTIASLHQEFNLPITDE, from the coding sequence ATGACGTCGATTTTGGAAAATACGAAACAAGCCGAGGAGGAAATCGAGGCTTCTATGAGACTTCGATTATCTGAGGATACAGTAAATAATTCTTCATTTGAGGAAGAAAAATCTGAATCTGCTCCTCCCGAATTAACTCCAGAGACAGATAATGAGGACAAGAATAATTCTACAATCGATGATGAGCCTCCCACGTTGATCccggaaataattcaaaaaaagataCAAGATCTGGAGTCGAAAGAAGTCAAGGAATTTGTTTCGAACTTGTCCCCGAAAGTAAAAAACAGTCAGGAAAATCCTTTAACCGAAAAAGAGGAGGAAGAGTATTTTAAATTGGTGAAACTGGAGGAAGAATTGGACGATgaactttcgaaattaaaaactgaattggaTTTGGCTCCTTCGAAAGAGACAACGATGAATTATCttcatgaatataataatattaaagacgcAACTCAAGTCGTTTTGAGCGCTTTGGCCACGATGAGGGAAGTCACTATTGCGAGTCTTCATCAAGAATTTAATTTGCCGATTACTGACGaatga